Proteins encoded by one window of Bacteroidota bacterium:
- a CDS encoding efflux RND transporter permease subunit, giving the protein AFIGVTLGMLVSGYAFGFMPLLGTIALFGILINNAVVLLDRIGSLRRRGLGGEQAVIHAAEQRLRPILLTAATTAGGLVPLWISGNPLFAPMAVAMLFGLVASSALTPGLVPVLYTLLYRLRFEGVAYDPDASDRAQEVPTQEADFFAGDRVSAFSEAQPATAGLPAATPST; this is encoded by the coding sequence TCGCCTTCATCGGCGTCACGCTCGGCATGCTGGTCTCGGGCTACGCGTTCGGCTTCATGCCGCTCTTGGGCACGATCGCGCTCTTCGGGATCCTGATCAACAACGCCGTGGTGCTCCTCGACCGGATCGGCTCGTTGCGGCGGCGCGGCCTGGGCGGCGAGCAGGCGGTGATCCATGCTGCCGAGCAGCGCCTGCGCCCGATCCTGCTCACGGCCGCCACGACGGCGGGGGGGCTGGTCCCGCTCTGGATCTCCGGCAACCCGCTGTTTGCGCCGATGGCGGTCGCGATGCTCTTCGGGCTCGTGGCGTCGTCGGCGCTCACGCCGGGCCTCGTGCCGGTGCTCTACACGCTCCTCTACCGCCTCCGCTTCGAAGGCGTCGCGTACGACCCGGACGCGAGCGACAGGGCACAAGAGGTGCCGACCCAAGAGGCCGACTTCTTCGCAGGCGACCGTGTATCGGCATTTTCCGAAGCACAGCCTGCGACCGCTGGGCTGCCTGCTGCGACGCCCTCGACATAG